The nucleotide window CGAGGCCCGGAAGCTGCTCCCCAACCTCTCGCAGGACGACCTGGGGTGGTCCGGCACTGCGTTCGTGCCGTGCTGGGGTGCCGAGTTGGACATCCACCTCACCTGCCACGACGGGGTGATGGAGGCTCGGCAGGTCGAGACCGTCCGCGCGCTCCTCGGCCACACCGAGGACATCCGGCCGGGGTTCGAGCGGGCGCTGTTCGACTACTACCAAGAGGACGTGGACGGCACCTACTGTGCCTACGGGCCGGACGGGCCGATCCCCGGGTCCGGCCCGCCGAAACTGACCGAGCCGTCCCAGGTGTGGCCGCTCATCGACGGGCCGGAGGTGTACATCAAGTGGTTCGCCCGCACCCAGTCGGC belongs to Gemmata obscuriglobus and includes:
- a CDS encoding DUF6985 domain-containing protein → MGAVVDEARKLLPNLSQDDLGWSGTAFVPCWGAELDIHLTCHDGVMEARQVETVRALLGHTEDIRPGFERALFDYYQEDVDGTYCAYGPDGPIPGSGPPKLTEPSQVWPLIDGPEVYIKWFARTQSAVEFELSFNCEWDREHGLGVLYHDFRPVEFGGWDL